From a region of the Citricoccus muralis genome:
- the nudC gene encoding NAD(+) diphosphatase, protein MRTSDEILPALGRLPLARENVDRGCEERASEGWLEQVWDQPEARVLWLIGGRAPVLGGQLVLVRPDGELPEGAVYLGRSAADAEHEADGGDQQTQPRAELVLLVADEQPTLTGGEAGGRPVDQPEQVAWVGLRDAAAALTDRDAGVFVEAVAIANWHAGHTHCPRCGTPTAITQSGWVRVCPQDRSEHFPRTDPAIIATVTDRDGRVLLGNNAAWGPSMYSTLAGFVEPGESLEAAVIREVHEESNLRIHSPVYLGSQPWPFPQSLMLGYTAVTDHPDEADADRDEVAHVRWFTREELEETVTSGDITIPGAASISRALIEHWFGGPLPEPRTLQN, encoded by the coding sequence ATGCGTACCTCGGACGAAATCCTTCCCGCCCTCGGCCGGCTTCCCCTGGCTCGGGAGAACGTGGACCGGGGTTGCGAGGAACGGGCCAGCGAGGGATGGCTGGAACAAGTCTGGGATCAGCCAGAAGCTCGCGTCCTGTGGTTGATCGGTGGTCGTGCACCCGTTCTCGGCGGTCAATTGGTCCTGGTCCGGCCGGACGGTGAGCTGCCGGAGGGTGCCGTATACCTCGGTCGCTCGGCGGCCGATGCCGAGCATGAGGCCGACGGCGGCGATCAGCAGACCCAGCCCCGGGCCGAACTGGTCCTGCTCGTCGCCGACGAGCAGCCCACGCTCACGGGGGGAGAGGCCGGCGGCCGACCGGTGGACCAGCCGGAACAGGTCGCCTGGGTCGGCCTGCGGGACGCGGCGGCGGCCCTGACAGACCGGGACGCCGGGGTCTTCGTGGAGGCAGTGGCGATCGCCAACTGGCATGCCGGGCACACGCATTGCCCGCGGTGCGGCACGCCGACCGCGATCACCCAATCGGGCTGGGTCCGGGTATGCCCGCAGGACCGCTCGGAGCACTTCCCGCGCACGGACCCGGCCATCATCGCGACGGTCACCGACCGGGATGGCCGTGTGCTGCTGGGCAACAACGCCGCCTGGGGACCTTCGATGTACTCGACCTTGGCCGGCTTCGTGGAACCGGGGGAGTCGCTCGAGGCCGCGGTCATCCGTGAGGTCCACGAGGAATCGAACCTGCGCATCCATTCACCCGTGTACCTGGGATCGCAGCCGTGGCCGTTCCCGCAGTCCCTCATGCTGGGCTACACCGCGGTGACGGACCATCCTGACGAGGCCGATGCGGACCGGGACGAGGTGGCCCACGTGCGGTGGTTCACGCGTGAGGAGCTGGAGGAGACGGTGACCAGCGGAGACATCACCATTCCCGGGGCCGCGTCCATCTCCCGCGCCCTGATCGAACACTGGTTCGGCGGACCGCTGCCCGAGCCGCGCACACTGCAGAACTGA
- a CDS encoding phosphotransferase: MELAALASAAIPDLSPTGVVGSPDDPRDFSAAVVFDRQGSRWRVRSPLHEEAAMRLETELQVLSGFTPGIRAGLPFRVPSVAGAVRLDGMRTFVYHDMPGEEMELEDLTELGGKTPDDIGRVIAAVHALPAAVVENADLPVYTADQFRQRRLNELDQAATTGRIPAVLLRRWENALEEMELWEFSPVVAHGDLHEDNLLVDQGRLVSVTGWTDLHIGDPAEDFAWLASSGNQEFTDQVVKAYWQHRSGGTVQDGHLLRRAVLAAEFALAQWLVRGIAADDEEMAAEAEAMLQELEADVEEHGGQAISAAPAGSSSGRATVEPAAPPSVKPAVGPVAEPAAHPQDVATASTDDPADNDDTGESTDDDDAVIMDHARSPERDDTDEEPDVDQPVTHDAAADGSEDELVPDELAADEAESRQSGDADDLVEAEEPDDAEDTEVPEDAEDVGSTEVQEHAEEHGDSENDHSVRGVSGSHAAAPHQEGTPTTALDLDEVRQLDIRRSTNPS; the protein is encoded by the coding sequence ATGGAACTTGCTGCCTTGGCCAGCGCCGCCATCCCCGATCTGTCCCCGACCGGCGTGGTCGGCTCCCCGGACGATCCCCGGGACTTCTCGGCCGCCGTCGTCTTCGACCGCCAGGGAAGCCGCTGGCGGGTGCGGTCCCCCCTCCACGAGGAGGCGGCGATGCGGCTGGAGACCGAGCTGCAGGTGCTGTCCGGGTTCACGCCCGGCATCCGCGCCGGACTGCCGTTCCGGGTGCCGTCGGTGGCCGGGGCAGTTCGCCTCGACGGTATGCGCACCTTCGTCTACCACGACATGCCGGGCGAGGAGATGGAGCTCGAGGACCTCACCGAGCTCGGCGGCAAGACTCCCGATGACATCGGACGGGTGATCGCCGCGGTGCACGCCCTGCCGGCCGCTGTCGTCGAGAACGCCGACCTTCCCGTCTACACCGCGGACCAGTTCCGCCAGCGCCGCCTCAATGAGCTCGACCAGGCCGCGACCACGGGCCGCATTCCCGCCGTGCTGCTGCGACGCTGGGAGAATGCGCTGGAGGAGATGGAACTCTGGGAGTTCTCCCCCGTGGTGGCCCACGGAGACCTGCACGAGGACAACCTGCTCGTGGACCAGGGCCGGCTGGTGTCGGTGACCGGGTGGACCGATCTGCACATCGGCGACCCGGCCGAGGACTTCGCCTGGCTGGCGTCCTCCGGGAACCAGGAGTTCACGGACCAGGTCGTCAAGGCCTACTGGCAGCACCGGTCCGGGGGAACCGTCCAGGACGGGCACCTGTTGCGCCGGGCCGTCCTGGCGGCCGAGTTCGCCCTGGCCCAATGGCTCGTCCGGGGCATCGCCGCCGATGACGAGGAGATGGCCGCCGAGGCCGAGGCCATGCTGCAGGAGCTGGAGGCTGATGTGGAGGAACACGGCGGGCAAGCCATCAGCGCTGCCCCCGCCGGGTCGTCCTCGGGGCGTGCCACCGTCGAACCAGCCGCCCCACCCTCCGTCAAGCCCGCTGTGGGTCCCGTTGCGGAACCCGCCGCGCATCCTCAGGACGTGGCCACCGCCAGCACCGATGATCCTGCTGACAATGATGACACCGGAGAAAGCACCGATGATGACGACGCCGTCATCATGGATCACGCACGCTCCCCCGAGCGGGACGACACCGATGAAGAGCCGGACGTAGATCAGCCGGTGACGCATGATGCGGCAGCGGATGGTTCAGAGGATGAGCTGGTGCCGGACGAGCTGGCGGCGGACGAGGCCGAGTCCCGCCAATCGGGCGATGCTGACGACCTGGTCGAGGCCGAAGAACCGGACGATGCTGAAGACACTGAGGTCCCTGAAGACGCTGAGGATGTGGGCAGTACCGAGGTTCAGGAGCACGCCGAAGAACATGGCGATTCCGAGAACGACCATTCAGTACGTGGCGTTTCTGGCAGCCATGCCGCGGCACCCCACCAGGAGGGCACCCCGACGACGGCCCTGGACCTGGACGAGGTCCGGCAGCTTGACATCCGCCGGTCCACGAACCCGTCCTGA
- a CDS encoding ATP-dependent helicase: MSPESPPASVEEPVDARVDAFPDVGSARYSPEDLAGLLNQHAPTEEQSAVISAPLEPRLVVAGAGSGKTATMSDRVVWLVANGFVAPDEVLGVTFTRKAAGELAQRINRKLDILSEAGLDLPEGAEGADGDQGFATEGAARASVSTYHSYANILVRDHGMRIGLEPDTGMIGEAQSYQIMSRIVRAYEGDLGFADIAASSLVSGAIKLAADCAEHLVEPDRVEAHLAEQHLFGESLPFDVSKAEGSHADVAKIFSMLKLRRVMAELVVSYRRATQNAGVMDFGDLVRFAARIAQDVPAVGQIERSRYRVVLLDEFQDTSHAQLELFRGLYGTGGHPVTAVGDPHQSIYGFRGASAGQLFAFPSLFTVPRAGGGADPAPVSYLTTAWRNSHTILAAANTVAGPLRSEPVGGIQVKPLTASPVAVEGEVRAAWLPDSEREAAAVVEALKAAEGDGPPSQRPTRAILCRTRSQFEPLMEAMDLAGVPYEVLGLSGLLSVPEVADIIAVLQVISDPSRSDHLMRLLTGARWRIGAVDLVVLQGRASTLERNRRPSGAHQDPAAPQDGADAEQDTSPEEDAESSSLIEALDWLPEPGWTDAAGRGFSTTGRERLERLSRELRYLSGQTGLELTALIRLVETTLGLDIEVAARPGQSGVVARRHLDGFLDAARDFTQGAVEGSGADLTAFLAWLQAAEEREKGLGMAGAEPSHEAVQLLTAHASKGLEWDVVAVPGLVDGQFPSKTVDTWTSEKSGHLPWPLRGDAISLPHWNTEWSNQRDWAGHAVGWTLKRQKDEYPDSYKDLAAVHHLEEERRLAYVAFTRARSLLLLSGSYWRGATKTPSTPSPFLNELMGATDGVNVVTGPWAMPEEVGEENPFANRKLVAWWPFDPLNGPEVFVMDPQAPDDLDRATALPPRSRPRREAVQEAARWVRYSAPLEAVAEVGAEGQNAGKGLTDLARQVEWVLERSAPVNHRGSVVELPGHVSASTFVEMANDPEALARQLRRPMPRPPAHAARRGTAFHAWVEDHFGSTGMLDFDDPEDSADHWVEDALDLEPMKQSFLASRWADRVPAYIEPPVETTVGGVTLRGRIDAVFREGGSPQEPNDPQARWELVDWKTGAVPSGRDLEVKSLQLAVYRLAWSRLHGIPLENISACFVYVAHGTERALHNLAGEAELEAILARAVTPQRD, from the coding sequence ATGAGCCCCGAATCCCCTCCGGCCTCCGTGGAGGAGCCCGTGGACGCACGCGTGGACGCGTTCCCGGACGTCGGTTCTGCGCGCTACAGCCCGGAGGACCTGGCCGGACTGCTGAACCAGCACGCTCCCACCGAGGAGCAGTCGGCGGTGATCAGCGCGCCGCTGGAACCGCGGTTGGTGGTGGCCGGCGCCGGGTCCGGGAAGACCGCCACGATGTCCGACCGCGTGGTGTGGCTCGTGGCCAACGGCTTCGTGGCCCCGGACGAGGTCCTCGGCGTGACCTTCACCCGCAAGGCCGCCGGAGAGCTGGCCCAACGCATCAACCGCAAGCTGGACATCCTGTCGGAGGCGGGGCTCGATCTCCCGGAGGGCGCGGAAGGTGCTGACGGGGACCAGGGGTTCGCGACGGAGGGGGCAGCTCGGGCCAGCGTCTCCACCTATCACTCCTATGCCAACATCCTCGTGCGGGACCACGGGATGCGCATCGGCCTGGAACCGGATACCGGGATGATCGGCGAGGCCCAGTCCTACCAGATCATGTCCCGGATCGTCCGGGCCTACGAGGGGGACCTCGGCTTCGCGGACATCGCGGCGTCCAGCCTGGTCAGCGGCGCCATCAAACTGGCGGCCGACTGCGCCGAACACCTGGTGGAGCCGGACCGGGTGGAGGCCCACCTCGCCGAGCAGCACCTCTTCGGCGAGTCGTTGCCCTTTGACGTCTCGAAGGCCGAGGGCAGCCATGCCGACGTCGCCAAGATCTTCTCGATGCTGAAGCTGCGCCGAGTCATGGCGGAGCTCGTGGTCTCCTACCGGCGGGCCACCCAGAACGCCGGGGTCATGGACTTCGGCGACCTCGTTCGTTTCGCCGCCCGCATTGCGCAGGACGTTCCGGCCGTGGGGCAGATCGAACGGTCCCGCTACCGGGTGGTCCTGCTGGACGAGTTCCAGGACACCTCCCACGCCCAGCTCGAGTTGTTCCGCGGACTGTACGGAACGGGTGGCCACCCGGTCACCGCCGTGGGTGACCCCCACCAGTCGATCTACGGGTTCCGCGGCGCCTCGGCCGGCCAGCTGTTCGCGTTTCCCAGCCTGTTCACCGTCCCCCGGGCCGGCGGCGGCGCGGATCCGGCCCCCGTGAGCTACCTGACCACGGCCTGGCGCAACTCCCACACCATCCTTGCAGCGGCCAACACCGTGGCCGGCCCCCTGCGCAGTGAGCCCGTGGGCGGGATCCAGGTCAAACCGCTCACCGCCTCGCCCGTGGCGGTGGAGGGAGAGGTCCGCGCCGCGTGGCTGCCGGACTCCGAGCGGGAGGCGGCGGCCGTCGTCGAGGCCCTGAAGGCTGCCGAAGGCGACGGCCCGCCGTCCCAGCGGCCAACGCGGGCGATCCTGTGCCGAACCCGCAGCCAATTCGAGCCACTCATGGAGGCCATGGACCTGGCGGGGGTGCCCTATGAGGTGCTCGGGCTGTCCGGGCTGCTGTCCGTTCCGGAGGTCGCAGACATCATTGCCGTCCTGCAGGTCATCTCCGATCCGAGCCGCTCGGACCACCTGATGCGCCTGCTGACCGGGGCACGGTGGCGCATCGGTGCGGTGGACCTGGTGGTGCTGCAGGGCCGTGCCTCCACCCTGGAACGCAACCGGCGGCCATCCGGAGCCCACCAGGATCCGGCGGCACCGCAGGACGGCGCCGACGCCGAGCAGGACACCTCGCCGGAGGAAGACGCCGAGTCCTCGTCACTCATCGAGGCACTGGACTGGCTCCCCGAGCCGGGGTGGACCGATGCGGCCGGACGCGGCTTCAGCACCACGGGTCGGGAACGGCTCGAACGGCTCTCCCGGGAACTGAGGTACCTGTCCGGACAGACCGGTCTCGAGCTCACCGCCCTGATCCGGCTGGTCGAGACGACCCTGGGCCTGGACATCGAGGTCGCCGCGCGGCCCGGCCAATCCGGAGTCGTGGCCCGTCGGCACCTGGACGGCTTTCTCGACGCCGCTCGGGACTTCACCCAGGGGGCTGTCGAAGGCTCCGGCGCCGATCTCACGGCATTCCTAGCTTGGCTCCAGGCCGCGGAGGAACGGGAGAAGGGCCTCGGGATGGCCGGTGCCGAACCGAGTCACGAGGCGGTCCAGTTGCTGACGGCTCATGCCTCCAAAGGCCTGGAATGGGACGTCGTGGCGGTTCCCGGTCTGGTGGACGGGCAATTCCCGAGCAAGACCGTGGACACCTGGACCTCGGAGAAGTCCGGGCACCTGCCCTGGCCGCTGCGCGGGGATGCGATCAGCCTGCCGCACTGGAACACGGAATGGTCGAACCAACGCGATTGGGCCGGCCACGCGGTGGGATGGACCCTGAAGCGTCAGAAGGACGAGTATCCAGACTCGTACAAGGACCTCGCCGCGGTGCACCATCTGGAGGAGGAGCGGCGCCTGGCCTACGTGGCGTTCACCCGGGCGAGGTCGCTGCTGTTGCTCAGCGGAAGCTATTGGCGAGGCGCGACCAAGACGCCGTCCACGCCGTCCCCTTTCCTGAACGAGCTCATGGGGGCAACAGACGGCGTGAACGTGGTGACCGGTCCGTGGGCCATGCCGGAGGAAGTCGGGGAGGAGAACCCGTTCGCGAACCGTAAGCTCGTGGCCTGGTGGCCCTTCGACCCCCTCAACGGTCCGGAGGTGTTCGTGATGGACCCCCAGGCCCCGGACGATCTGGACCGGGCGACAGCCTTGCCGCCTCGGTCCAGGCCGCGCCGCGAGGCGGTGCAGGAGGCGGCACGGTGGGTGAGGTACTCCGCCCCGCTGGAGGCTGTTGCGGAGGTGGGAGCGGAGGGGCAGAACGCGGGAAAAGGCCTCACTGATCTGGCCCGCCAGGTTGAGTGGGTCCTCGAACGGTCGGCACCGGTCAACCACCGCGGAAGCGTCGTTGAACTTCCCGGTCACGTCAGCGCTTCCACCTTCGTGGAGATGGCCAACGACCCCGAGGCCCTTGCTCGTCAGCTCCGGCGGCCGATGCCCCGTCCACCGGCCCATGCCGCCCGTCGGGGGACGGCCTTCCACGCCTGGGTGGAGGACCATTTCGGCAGCACCGGAATGCTGGACTTCGACGACCCGGAAGACTCGGCGGACCATTGGGTGGAGGATGCCCTGGACTTGGAGCCGATGAAGCAGAGCTTCCTGGCCAGCCGTTGGGCGGACAGGGTGCCTGCCTACATCGAGCCGCCGGTGGAAACCACGGTCGGAGGAGTCACCCTGCGTGGCCGCATCGATGCCGTGTTCCGCGAGGGTGGTTCACCTCAGGAGCCAAACGATCCGCAGGCGCGATGGGAACTCGTCGACTGGAAGACCGGCGCGGTGCCCTCTGGTCGGGACCTGGAGGTCAAGTCCCTGCAGCTGGCCGTCTACCGGCTGGCCTGGTCACGGCTGCACGGCATCCCGCTGGAGAACATCAGTGCCTGCTTCGTCTACGTGGCGCACGGCACGGAGCGAGCGCTGCACAACTTGGCCGGCGAGGCTGAGCTCGAGGCGATCCTGGCGCGGGCGGTCACGCCCCAGCGTGACTGA
- a CDS encoding ATP-dependent helicase, producing MPAEDHQQSLRLTAPRAVRVEPLSPNAEQQRVLELAPGHGPVLVLGGPGTGRSALAVEYAARRIEAGLEPDRLLVLSPTRQASARLRDDLSVRLDHGGRGTRTSTPVRTWAAYAFDLIRRARTAGFLPAVERTPRLLSGAEQDTVIAELLESYASGERGGPDWPADLAEAVPTRGFRQEVRELIDRTSEYGIEPGRLEDLGEQHRRPEWVAAAVLLQDYRDRLDLGMAEAFDPAGLLTTACLLLEENPDLLDGERKNLPVIVIDDLQEATPAVHRLIRILGTGQDVVAMASPDTVVQGFRGARPDLVRDYPGCLLPRSGAPADPEPETGRTHLLTTGYRMEEDVLRSWQRIARRIPALPGTLEMRQGMTSGPGTEARTPAAPADPASPASPADPDGTDSTTPADVAATARDHGATAHLVASPPHEQLLVLQQLLHLHHRGGIPLGNMAVIARSGPLVAELARYLDAEGVPVNRSVADTVLKTEPAVTPLLSLLRTVSTAPEEPEAHLDQDTALWLAGGRYGGATALHLRQLRQRLLQDERAAGGNRTSTELLLAAFEDPEALADHPVPGAGVQRIARMVVAGRAAAGDPAATAESVLWALWDASDRPARWEREAVTGTGPAARRADRDLDAVVGLFQAAERHVDQFPGSSPLAFAEYMEAQDLPMDSLASTASQERSVSVVTPATAAGREWDVVIIAGLQDGIWPNTRLRGQLLGATDLADVAQGRTTRMDHRSRLAEVRQDELRSFATAVSRARQRVIGIAVASEDHQPSDFLDLIEPWRDAERPRPLTEVPRPLTAGALVAGLRRELEDTAQAVLRGRAARADAEDPGPDAGPPPRARPAASALARLAAEGIRGADPAHWWGLLPLSTEEPLVDTGTTPVPVSPSRVETALQSPLNWFIYQAGGQAGSTQAQSIGTFIHAIAEAFPEGPAEDLLAELERRLPDLGLEPGWESDRVARAARRMIEFFGGYLRQMEKAGRSVVAVEHRFQQELERGGLRVQIRGSIDRLERDGDGRPYVIDLKTGKHAPTAKDLEELPQLGVYQAAIAAGALPAEEFGRPTEPGGAALVQLRTTNKNVKIQDQTALGPDQTWALEQIFTAAAAMVGPRFLAVHGGVTPPRCALPALCPIHSEGRQSTEWHR from the coding sequence ATGCCCGCCGAAGACCATCAGCAGTCCCTGCGTCTGACCGCGCCCCGCGCTGTCCGGGTGGAGCCGTTGAGCCCGAACGCCGAGCAGCAGCGGGTCCTCGAACTGGCTCCGGGACACGGCCCGGTGCTGGTGCTGGGAGGCCCCGGGACCGGCCGCAGCGCCCTGGCCGTGGAGTACGCCGCACGGCGCATCGAAGCAGGTCTGGAACCCGATCGTCTGCTGGTGCTCTCGCCCACGCGGCAGGCCTCCGCCCGGCTGCGTGATGACCTGTCCGTGCGGCTGGACCACGGAGGCCGGGGCACGCGGACCTCCACGCCCGTGCGGACCTGGGCGGCCTATGCCTTTGACCTGATCCGGCGGGCGCGGACGGCCGGCTTCCTCCCGGCGGTGGAACGGACCCCGCGGCTGCTGTCCGGGGCGGAGCAGGACACGGTGATCGCCGAGCTGCTGGAGTCCTACGCGTCCGGGGAGCGCGGGGGACCGGACTGGCCCGCCGACCTGGCCGAGGCCGTGCCGACCCGGGGATTCCGCCAGGAGGTCCGGGAGCTGATCGACCGCACGAGCGAATACGGGATCGAACCCGGCCGGCTCGAGGACCTGGGGGAGCAGCACCGCCGGCCCGAGTGGGTGGCCGCTGCCGTGCTGCTCCAGGACTACCGTGATCGGCTGGACCTGGGGATGGCCGAGGCCTTCGACCCCGCCGGGCTGCTCACCACGGCTTGCCTCCTGCTGGAGGAGAACCCGGACCTGCTGGACGGCGAGCGGAAGAACCTTCCCGTGATCGTCATCGATGACCTGCAGGAAGCCACCCCTGCCGTGCACCGGCTCATCCGGATCCTGGGCACGGGTCAAGACGTGGTGGCGATGGCGAGCCCGGACACCGTGGTCCAGGGGTTCCGCGGGGCCCGCCCGGACCTCGTGCGTGATTACCCCGGTTGCCTCCTGCCGCGCAGCGGGGCGCCGGCGGACCCGGAGCCGGAAACGGGCAGGACCCACCTGCTGACCACCGGGTACCGGATGGAGGAGGACGTGCTGCGGTCCTGGCAGCGGATCGCGCGCCGGATCCCCGCGCTGCCCGGGACCCTCGAGATGCGGCAGGGGATGACGTCCGGCCCGGGCACCGAGGCTCGCACTCCCGCAGCCCCGGCAGACCCGGCAAGCCCGGCTAGCCCGGCGGACCCAGACGGCACGGACAGCACGACGCCGGCCGACGTCGCCGCTACGGCCCGTGACCACGGGGCCACCGCCCACCTCGTGGCCTCGCCCCCGCACGAGCAGCTGCTGGTGCTCCAACAGCTTCTGCACCTGCACCATCGCGGGGGGATCCCCCTCGGGAACATGGCTGTGATCGCCCGCTCTGGTCCTCTCGTGGCGGAGCTCGCGCGCTATCTGGACGCCGAGGGCGTCCCGGTCAACCGCTCCGTGGCAGACACCGTCCTGAAGACCGAACCGGCCGTGACGCCATTGCTGTCCCTGCTGCGCACGGTCTCCACGGCCCCAGAGGAGCCGGAGGCGCATCTGGACCAGGACACGGCACTCTGGCTGGCCGGCGGGCGGTATGGCGGAGCCACCGCCCTGCACCTGCGCCAGTTGCGCCAGCGGCTCCTGCAGGACGAACGTGCCGCCGGGGGGAACCGCACCAGCACCGAGCTGCTGCTGGCCGCCTTCGAGGACCCTGAGGCGCTCGCTGACCACCCGGTCCCCGGGGCGGGCGTGCAGCGCATCGCCCGGATGGTGGTGGCCGGCCGTGCTGCTGCGGGAGACCCTGCGGCCACCGCCGAGTCCGTGCTGTGGGCCCTCTGGGATGCCTCTGACCGGCCCGCCCGCTGGGAGCGGGAGGCCGTGACCGGAACCGGACCCGCGGCCCGGCGGGCCGACCGGGATCTGGACGCCGTCGTCGGGCTCTTCCAGGCCGCGGAACGACATGTGGACCAGTTCCCGGGGTCCTCCCCGCTGGCCTTTGCCGAGTACATGGAGGCCCAGGACCTGCCCATGGACTCCCTCGCCTCGACCGCGTCGCAGGAGAGGTCCGTGTCCGTGGTGACGCCGGCGACTGCGGCGGGGCGGGAGTGGGACGTGGTGATCATCGCGGGACTGCAGGACGGCATCTGGCCCAACACGCGGCTGCGCGGCCAACTCCTGGGTGCCACCGATCTGGCAGACGTGGCCCAGGGCAGGACCACCCGCATGGACCACCGGTCCCGGCTGGCCGAGGTGCGTCAGGATGAGCTGCGCAGCTTCGCCACCGCGGTGTCCCGGGCCCGGCAGCGGGTGATCGGCATCGCGGTCGCATCCGAGGACCACCAGCCGTCCGACTTCCTCGACCTGATCGAGCCGTGGCGGGACGCCGAGCGCCCCCGACCCCTGACCGAGGTGCCGCGGCCCCTCACCGCCGGCGCCCTGGTCGCAGGGCTGCGGCGGGAGCTGGAGGATACGGCGCAGGCGGTCCTGCGGGGCCGTGCGGCCCGCGCGGACGCCGAGGATCCCGGGCCCGACGCCGGCCCCCCACCGAGGGCGCGGCCGGCCGCCTCGGCCCTGGCGCGGCTGGCGGCGGAGGGGATCCGTGGTGCGGATCCGGCGCACTGGTGGGGGTTGCTCCCGCTGTCCACCGAGGAGCCGCTCGTGGATACGGGGACCACTCCGGTTCCGGTGTCTCCGTCACGTGTGGAGACGGCACTCCAGTCGCCGCTGAACTGGTTCATCTACCAGGCCGGAGGGCAGGCCGGGAGCACCCAGGCCCAGTCCATCGGCACGTTCATCCACGCCATCGCCGAGGCCTTCCCGGAGGGGCCGGCCGAGGACCTGCTCGCCGAGCTGGAGCGGCGGCTGCCGGACCTCGGGCTCGAACCGGGATGGGAATCCGACCGCGTGGCCCGCGCGGCGCGGCGCATGATCGAGTTCTTCGGGGGCTATCTCCGGCAGATGGAGAAGGCGGGGCGGTCCGTCGTGGCCGTGGAACACCGTTTCCAGCAGGAACTGGAACGCGGCGGCCTGCGGGTCCAGATCAGGGGCAGCATCGATCGCCTCGAGAGGGACGGTGACGGCCGTCCCTACGTGATCGACCTCAAGACCGGCAAGCACGCCCCCACGGCCAAGGACCTGGAGGAGCTGCCGCAGCTCGGCGTGTACCAGGCGGCCATCGCCGCAGGGGCGCTGCCGGCCGAGGAGTTCGGCCGTCCCACCGAACCGGGTGGCGCCGCGCTCGTCCAGTTGCGCACCACCAACAAGAACGTCAAGATCCAGGACCAGACGGCGTTGGGGCCGGACCAGACGTGGGCGCTGGAACAGATCTTCACGGCCGCAGCCGCAATGGTCGGTCCCCGGTTCCTGGCCGTCCACGGGGGAGTGACCCCTCCCCGGTGCGCGTTGCCGGCACTCTGCCCCATTCACAGCGAGGGAAGGCAATCCACCGAATGGCACCGATGA
- a CDS encoding endonuclease/exonuclease/phosphatase family protein produces MTKNPARPAHPRTVAAALAASALLLATSVPAAADGPHSDGQGPHQGRHAADRTITVASFNIHHGADMDDALDLERIAADIESWDVDVIGLQEVDRHWGERSAFEDQAAELAEMLGMDHCYAANLDRDPAEPEQERRQYGTAILSAHPLEDCRNTPLPNHEGGEQRGLAQADLTVRGSDVTVYNTHLTHRGEWSEHRIMQFEAVNEIVAASDRPGILVGDLNAAPDSSEYGTFTTLFDDVWAEVGTGDGFTYDPGNPTRRIDYILATPDIAPVSAEVPEVYSSDHFPVVAELTLPHPSGKTNESSESND; encoded by the coding sequence ATGACCAAGAACCCTGCGCGCCCTGCGCACCCCCGGACCGTCGCCGCCGCCCTGGCCGCCTCGGCCCTCCTGCTGGCCACCTCTGTTCCAGCTGCCGCCGATGGCCCGCACAGTGACGGCCAGGGTCCCCACCAGGGTCGCCACGCCGCCGATCGGACCATCACGGTGGCCAGTTTCAACATCCACCACGGCGCGGACATGGACGACGCACTGGACCTGGAGCGCATCGCCGCGGACATCGAGTCCTGGGACGTGGACGTCATCGGCCTGCAGGAGGTGGACCGGCACTGGGGCGAGCGCTCCGCCTTCGAGGACCAGGCCGCCGAGCTGGCCGAGATGCTCGGCATGGACCACTGCTACGCCGCCAACCTGGACAGGGACCCCGCCGAGCCGGAGCAGGAACGGCGCCAGTACGGCACCGCGATCCTGTCCGCGCATCCCCTGGAGGACTGCCGCAACACCCCGCTGCCGAACCACGAGGGCGGCGAGCAGCGCGGCCTGGCCCAGGCGGACCTCACGGTCCGCGGCTCGGACGTCACCGTCTACAACACCCACCTCACCCACCGCGGGGAGTGGAGCGAGCACCGCATCATGCAGTTCGAGGCCGTCAACGAGATCGTGGCGGCCTCCGACCGTCCGGGCATCCTCGTCGGAGACCTGAACGCCGCACCGGACTCGTCCGAATACGGCACGTTCACCACGCTGTTCGACGATGTCTGGGCCGAGGTCGGCACCGGGGACGGCTTCACCTACGATCCCGGCAACCCGACCCGCCGCATCGACTACATCCTCGCCACCCCGGACATCGCCCCCGTGTCCGCCGAAGTCCCCGAGGTCTACTCCTCGGACCACTTCCCCGTGGTCGCCGAGCTGACGCTGCCGCACCCGAGCGGCAAGACTAACGAGTCCAGCGAGTCCAACGACTGA
- a CDS encoding MGMT family protein: MGTFPDLPPGPYELSEALALAAQLVPPGRAVSYGGLAGLLGAGGPRQAGRAISSSPDGTPWWRIVRADGSLPASLSVRAAPRYRDEGTPLKGNPGATPPGPDGGAHPRVDLARARWDPDEAELAVLAELRSRVG; the protein is encoded by the coding sequence GTGGGCACCTTTCCCGATCTTCCCCCCGGACCCTATGAACTGTCCGAGGCCCTGGCGCTCGCCGCCCAACTCGTCCCACCGGGCCGGGCCGTCAGCTATGGGGGACTGGCCGGCCTGCTGGGGGCCGGAGGCCCGCGCCAGGCCGGAAGGGCCATTTCCTCGTCCCCCGACGGGACCCCCTGGTGGCGGATCGTCCGAGCAGATGGCTCCCTGCCGGCGTCGTTGTCCGTCCGCGCCGCACCCCGCTACCGGGACGAGGGCACTCCGCTGAAGGGGAACCCGGGCGCCACACCACCCGGGCCCGACGGCGGCGCGCACCCCCGCGTGGACCTCGCCCGGGCCCGGTGGGACCCGGACGAGGCGGAACTCGCGGTGCTCGCGGAGCTGCGCAGCCGAGTGGGCTAG